Part of the Pyricularia oryzae 70-15 chromosome 3, whole genome shotgun sequence genome, GTCAGGGCAGATACTGAGGTCGGCAACCTTGAGGTTGGAAACACCGTGGACGTTCAAGCGCTCGTCTAGGACGCCGTGCTTGACGATGCTGTTGCCCTCCTTGGGAGCCATGGAGCATGTCTGTTTCAATTGATGTTGGGGTCAGCAGTGAAGCTTGGCTGGCAGTTGGACAAGGCGGGGGAGGCGATAAGCACAAGGCAGGTGGGCATGGACTGGACTCACTCCCAGACAGTGCCAGGTACTCTCGACATGGCGCTTGACCCACTCCTCGATGGCCTTGATGTCATCGGTGGAATACTTGAGGTCGTCAAACACAGCCTTCTTGTGGGTGTTGAGCACCTCAATGTCGGGCTGCTTGTCGGCCGGGGGCAGGAACTTGCTCCAACTGCCGTGCTGCAGCCCAGCGGTTATGTTGCCCGGGAGTGCGTAGGCCTTTGTGGTCTCGAGGTCCATGTCGTGGGCGCGGGCGGGCGAGTCGTATTTGAAGAAGGGGTGCATGTTCTGCACCTCTCCAGCGTAGGCATCCATACGCCTGGCCGTCTCGCGCGACTTGATGTAGCCCCACACCATGGGCGCCATGTCACGCTCGTCGCTCATGAAGCCCGTGTCGAAGTCCGGGGCAGCATAAGGGTCAGCCGACTTGATGTGGGTGAATCCTCGCGAGAAGGGATACTCGAGGAAGTTGAACATGGTAAAAAAGGATCTTGGTCCGAGTTAGAGGACGGTTCTGCAGGCGACTAAGTCATGCGGGGGATGGATGGCGCAAGCAACGTACCCGGGAGGCATGAGCATGTGGTCACCGAACCAGCCAGCAATGACCGAGTAGTGCATCACAGGTTTGTCCGGCTTGTTCTTGAAATAGCTGTCCCATCCCTTCTGGAAAGAGTTGCAAGGCCAAGTCTTGAACTCGTCCAACTCCTTTTGCGTCGGCCTGATCTTGACCCCAGCATCTAGATATCTGAGAGATTAGCATGAGACCGTCACCCTGAACGGGGACTGGAACTTGCCTATTCCGTTCGTGGCCAGCGGCCCAGTTCCCTTAATCTCCCACTGGTCAAAGACGGCTTTCTGGACCTCTGGGTTTCCTCGGGCGAATTCGTCAAACGACTCGGTTCCAGGCTTTGCACGATACACGGAAAAGTGAAGATAGTGGTCCTGGAAGTTGAGGCCCACACCGGGAAGATCCACGATGGGCTCGACACCTGcggccttgagcttcttggGGTCGCCGACGCCGGAGCGCTGCAGGACGAGCGGCGAGGAGAGGGTTCCGCACGACACGACAATCTGCTTGCGGGCGCGGAAAATGCGCGGCTTGAGCTGCTCCCTGGAGAGAGGCTTGGTGGCTACTgtctgcaccgccaccgccttgCCGTTCTCGATGATGACCTTGTCCACTTTGGTGTTGCAGACCAGGTAGAGGTTAGAGTGCTTTGCACGGGTAGAGTGGATGTATGCGTGTGCGCTGTCGCTTCGGCGACCGGTCTTGAGCCAAGAAGACAAGTGTCGTGTGTTAGCAAGGGGCAAATATAGAGACGCCTTGGGAGATGGCGACTTGGATCAACCAAAGTATAACAACTGTACACCTACATCGCGGTTGATCCACTTCAACCAGTGCTCTGCTCCGTGGCCACAAGAGAGATCTTGAAGATCGTCCACagtaggaatgccttgggaTTCGGCAGCACGCAAGAAGTCCCAGGCGATTGGGTAAGTGCTATTTTTGCGTTGTCCAGTCAGCGTTCCTCATCAAGCATGGTATGATCTCATTCTCGGCTGACCAGACTACACCGGGTAGAAGCTTACTAGTTTCCGAAAGACACCTTGATAGGTCCCTCGAATCCGTGTGTGTCACGGTTGTGACTGGCTCGCTGGTAGGTTTCGTGCTTCTTCATAAGTGGAAGCAATTCCTTGGTTGTCCATCCTTTGGCTTGGAAGTCGTCGTagtccgaggccgaggcacgCGTGTACATCTATGGCCATGTTAGATGTCGCTTTTTGGTTGCTTATCGACGTTGCCACGCCCTGATCTTACCATGAAGTTGATTGATGAGCCACCTCCCAGGACATGCGCGCAGGGCACGACAGCCTTTCTCCCGGCAAGAGCATCTGATGCACGCGACTCGTAAAACGATGCTGTCTTGGAGTCTAGCTTCATGTTTCGCGGGAAGATGCCCGGGCGATAGACCCATGGGTTGTTGAGGTTGTTCTCGCCGCCTTCAATGAGAAGGACCTTGAGGTTGTGGTCCAGATTGGCCAGTCTGTTTGGTGGAGACAGATGATCATCATGTCAATGCAAACGATCATATGGATCAAACAACATCATCGCCCTCGACAAAGACAGCTGAATGGGGTACAGCTCACCGGCCAGCCACCACGCATCCCGTACTACCTCCGCCGCACACAATAATGTCAAACTCGTCTGGGATCATGCCACTGGCATATCCCCTCTCGTCACCACGTGACTCTTGTCCGGTGTCCTTCATGGCGGTGATGTATACCAGCAGTGGTATAAGAGATCCAGGAGCTAGGAAGCAGATAGCACGCGTTGAGAAAGGTATGCTTCGCGGTTTGAACTGGCGGAAGCAAGGTGGTAACAGAAGAGATGCACGAGAATCGAGGCAGTTCCAGCTTCTGTCCGCACTTATTTATGGCCGGAGGTATACCATCCCCTCTCTTCTCCTCTCCTGCCTACCAATCCAATCCCCTCATCTTCAATCTCTGCGACGCCGTCCCTCTTCTCGGTAACTCTCCTCCCCCTAATGCGTACCCCTCGACCCCATGCACACGCAACATGTTTTATTACCCAACTATAACAAAACCTTCAAGCAGATGCCAAGGGCCAATTACATGGTTGCTTCGCCATCCGATGGCCAATGAATGTCGACGTTCCATGGTTTCCAATTGATGCAGGTTGAAAAGCTGCTGCAAGATGCTGCTGCCCAGCGCGGGGAAGAGGCTCGGCAGTGGGATCAATGGGGGTCCAGCCATGACGCCTGGGAGGGGCAATGCTCGACTCAAAGATCCGCCATCCCAACGCGGATTCGATGGGTTCTTGGGGCGAAGAGGTACATATAATAGGGATGGTTTCTTTGTGGAAAACCTTGCTACATGGAACCGTCCGGAAGCCGGGCAAGTGTTGATGGGTTGATCAGATGCAATAGGTCAGCAGACGTGATCCGTGCGGAGATACTTTGTGAGTAAAACTGGAAGTAATATTTTGATGTGCCTTTAATTTTGCGGACATTCTTCCGCAAAAGAGCGTCCCTCAAAACTGAGAGATGTATTGCCTAGCAGCCCTAGGTAGCTATAGCCGCAGTAGCTGCAGTAGCAAACTACTCTGTGTCTCTACCTCATCGATGTGGTCGTTGTCCGACGGAAAAACGACGACTGAATTTGCCAAGGCAAGCACGGTTCTAGAAATATATCCGCCAGGAACACTGCTGGCAGGATAGCCCGGACCAAAAAGTATTTTCGACATGGGACAACACATAGCAAGTAGTAAgtctctttctctttgtcCTGTTCTGTCCCACTTCCCTGCACAGGGATGTGTTACTTCTCCAATTACCAACCTACATAGTAGGATTCGTTGCCCCCACTGTTACAGTGTTGAAAAGTTGTAACAAGTCAAACTGCATGATTCTGAGCCGGCTAAAATGTCTATACAGTGCCTGCGAATGTAGT contains:
- a CDS encoding alcohol oxidase → MKDTGQESRGDERGYASGMIPDEFDIIVCGGGSTGCVVAGRLANLDHNLKVLLIEGGENNLNNPWVYRPGIFPRNMKLDSKTASFYESRASDALAGRKAVVPCAHVLGGGSSINFMMYTRASASDYDDFQAKGWTTKELLPLMKKHETYQRASHNRDTHGFEGPIKVSFGNYTYPIAWDFLRAAESQGIPTVDDLQDLSCGHGAEHWLKWINRDTGRRSDSAHAYIHSTRAKHSNLYLVCNTKVDKVIIENGKAVAVQTVATKPLSREQLKPRIFRARKQIVVSCGTLSSPLVLQRSGVGDPKKLKAAGVEPIVDLPGVGLNFQDHYLHFSVYRAKPGTESFDEFARGNPEVQKAVFDQWEIKGTGPLATNGIGKYLDAGVKIRPTQKELDEFKTWPCNSFQKGWDSYFKNKPDKPVMHYSVIAGWFGDHMLMPPGSFFTMFNFLEYPFSRGFTHIKSADPYAAPDFDTGFMSDERDMAPMVWGYIKSRETARRMDAYAGEVQNMHPFFKYDSPARAHDMDLETTKAYALPGNITAGLQHGSWSKFLPPADKQPDIEVLNTHKKAVFDDLKYSTDDIKAIEEWVKRHVESTWHCLGTCSMAPKEGNSIVKHGVLDERLNVHGVSNLKVADLSICPDNVGCNTYSTALLIGEKAAVLVAEDLGYSGEALEMKVPEYHAPGEMRLLSRL